A genomic region of Sarcophilus harrisii chromosome 6, mSarHar1.11, whole genome shotgun sequence contains the following coding sequences:
- the DRD4 gene encoding D(4) dopamine receptor — MPDSQTIPPFPSLDCWKAGDAGEPGEGGAEKGRGRGGARELTTCGAELSSAARTGDRLGAGGRTRGWGARPRSSAPGPPLSVPRAPQSELSLPECGAAPHLRLAGRGAVHGPEGDPSSAMPGNGSFPNASELAGSGRGGLGALEPHVGALVGGILLMVTVLAGNALVCVSVAAERALQTPTNFFIVSLAVADLLLALLVLPLFVYSEYQGGVWTLNPALCDALMTMDVMLCTASIFHLCAISVDRFIAVSVPLNYSRRQLGRRQLLLIGAVWGLAFAVAAPVLFGLNRAPDRDPAVCQLESRNYVVWSSVCSFFLPCPLMLVLYCAMFRRLRTWEEARRAKLRRSLGPGAARGPGRPPQPWPRRRFPGPDAEGPDVGGRDPEGPDPEGHSARGPIQTVSYPAGPRPQAPPPAGPPRKRAKITGRERKAMRVLPVVVGAFLVCWTPFFVVHVTRALCPACPLPRGLVSVVTWLGYVNSALNPIIYTVFNTEFRSFFRRVLGLLC, encoded by the exons ATGCCGGATTCCCAGACTATCCCACCCTTTCCAAGCCTTGACTGTTGGAAGGCGGGGGACGCTGGTG AGCCCGGAGAGGGCGGGGCCGAGAAGGGGCGAGGCCGGGGTGGAGCCAGAGAACTTACCACGTGCGGAGCGGAGTTGAGCTCGGCAGCCAGGACCGGAGATAGGCTGGGGGCCGGGGGGAGGACCAGAGGTTGGGGCGCCCGGCCCCGCTCTTCAGCCCCTGGGCCCCCTTTGTCCGTTCCCCGGGCTCCTCAGTCGGAGCTGAGCCTCCCGGAATGCGGCGCGGCGCCCCATCTCCGCCTGGCGGGGCGCGGCGCTGTCCACGGTCCTGAAGGGGATCCGTCCTCGGCCATGCCGGGGAACGGCAGCTTCCCGAACGCCAGCGAGCTCGCGGGCAGCGGCAGAGGGGGCCTGGGGGCCCTCGAGCCGCATGTGGGCGCTCTGGTCGGGGGCATCCTGCTCATGGTCACCGTCCTGGCTGGCAATGCGCTCGTGTGTGTGAGCGTGGCGGCGGAGCGGGCCCTGCAGACCCCCACCAACTTCTTCATAGTGAGCCTGGCCGTGGCCGACCTGCTGCTGGCGCTCCTGGTTCTCCCGCTCTTCGTCTATTCCGAG TACCAGGGAGGCGTATGGACTCTGAACCCGGCTCTGTGTGATGCTCTGATGACTATGGACGTGATGCTCTGCACAGCCTCCATCTTCCACCTCTGCGCCATCAGCGTGGACAG gtTCATCGCGGTCTCGGTGCCCCTGAACTACAGCCGGCGGCAGCTGGGGAGGCGGCAGCTGCTGCTCATCGGCGCCGTGTGGGGACTGGCCTTCGCCGTGGCCGCGCCGGTGCTGTTCGGCCTCAACAGAGCCCCGGACCGGGACCCGGCCGTGTGCCAGCTGGAGAGCCGGAACTACGTCGTCTGGTCGTCGGTGTGCTCCTTCTTCCTGCCCTGCCCGCTGATGCTGGTCCTCTACTGCGCGATGTTCCGGCGCCTCCGGACCTGGGAGGAGGCACGCAGGGCCAAGCTGCGGCGGAGCCTGGGCCCGGGGGCCGCCCGCGGGCCCGGCCGGCCCCCCCAGCCCTGGCCTCGCCGGCGCTTTCCGGGGCCCGACGCGGAGGGCCCGGACGTGGGGGGCCGCGACCCGGAGGGCCCGGACCCGGAGGGCCACTCGGCCCGCGGCCCAATCCAGACAGTGTCTTACCCGGCCGGGCCCCGGCCCCAGGCACCGCCCCCCGCCGGGCCCCCGAGAAAACGAGCCAAGATCACGGGCCGGGAGCGGAAGGCCATGAGGGTGCTGCCGGTGGTAGTCG GTGCCTTCCTCGTGTGCTGGACACCATTCTTTGTGGTCCACGTCACCAGGGCGCTGTGCCCCGCCTGCCCCCTGCCCCGGGGGCTGGTCAGCGTAGTCACATGGCTGGGTTACGTGAACAGCGCCCTGAACCCCATCATCTACACCGTCTTCAATACGGAGTTCCGGAGCTTCTTTCGACGAGTGCTCGGGCTCCTTTGCTAG